The DNA window CCAAAATCGGATATCCGGTTATCGTCAAGCCGGCCAACCTCGGTTCGAGTGTTGGAATAGGCCGTGCCGCAAACCGCGAACAACTCATAGAGAAAGTTGAGGTCGCACAAAAATACACTTCCAGAATCATAGTCGAACACATGGTTGACAATCTGAAGGAAATCAACTGTTCGGTACTTGGCGACTGTGACGAATATCAGTCATCTGTGCTTGAAGAACCTATAAAAAGCGCGGAAATTCTTTCCTACGAGGACAAATACATGGGTGGCACCAAGGGAGCCAAAGGCATGCAGGCATCCCAGAAACGCATTCCCGCCGATCTGCCGGAAGAGATGACAAAAAGAATCCAGTATCTCGCAGGTGAGACTTTCCGAGTGCTGAGCTGTCATGGTGTAAGCCGAATAGATTTCATCGTTGATGATGACAACAATGAAATTTATGTCAACGAAATCAACACAATACCCGGCTCTCTGTCATTCTACCTTTGGGAAGCGACCGGAATTTCTTTTGACAAACTAATGGACAAGCTCGTGCAACTCGCCCTCAAACGCAAACGTGAGGAAGGACAGAAGACCGTCAGCTACGACCAGAATATATTTTCGCTTTCAGGAGGTGCAAAAGGCGGCATAAAAGGAGCAAAAGCCCCGTGCAACTAAAGCGATACAGAACTATGGGAAGTGTCGGTTTCTGGATAGCATATTGCATCGGTTTCGGAATCCTCGGAGGAGGTCTTTATACCTACATGTCAGGGCGTAAAAAAAGGCGCTGGAGTCTTTTTCTCCGCAGCGCCCTGATATATACGGCATTCGCTCTTGCATTCGTCTGGTTCCTCTATCGCGTGGCATAAGCATTGCACATCGGTGGCGTATCAATCATGATGATACGGCTCGCCACGCATGATGGTCATGGCGCGGTAAATCTGTTCCATGAAAAAAAGACGAACCATTTCGTGTGTGAACGTCATGCGTGACAACGACAGCTTTGAATCGGCACGTTCGTAGACCTCGTTCGAGAAACCGTATGGGCCACCGATGACAAACACCAGACGTTTTATGCCCTGCACCATACGTCGCTCAATCATCGATGAAAACTCTCTTGAAGTAAGCTCCTTGCCTCTCTCGTCGAGCAGAGTGACAATATCTCCCGGCTGAAGAGCCGCAATGATACTCCGCCCCTCCTGCTGTTTCTGGGCATCCTCTGACAGAGCCTTCGATGATTTAACGTCTGGAATCACAATCAGTTCTGTAGGTACATAGCGGTTAGCCCGTTTCAGGAATTCCTCTACACCGCAAGCCACATAACCGGTGGATGTCTTTCCGACAGCTATAATAACTATTTTCATTTTGACTATTAAGATTGTAATTTAAAGAAAAGGATATGAAAACAAAAGACGAACTTATCGACGACCTGCTGACACTTGCTTTCGCTGAAGATGTCGGTGACGGAGACCATACAACCTTAAGCACCATCCCGGCTAACGAACGCGGAGTGCAGCGTCTCATCATCAAGGAAGAAGGAATACTTGCCGGAGTAGACATCGCACGCAAAGTGTTCGAAAAGTTTGATCCGGAACTTAAGATGACCGTATATATCAACGACGGTGCTCATGTGAAACCGGGCGACATTGCGTTTGAGGTAGAAGGAAGCGTTCGCTCGCTGTTACAGACAGAGCGCGTGATGCTAAATATCATGCAGCGAATGAGTGGCATCGCCACCCAGACAGCCAAATACCAGCAGCGTCTCGAAGGTCTCAAGACAAAAGTGCTTGACACACGTAAGACAACTCCAGGCCTACGCATGCTTGAAAAGGAGGCTGTGCGTATAGGTGGAGGCTGCAACCATCGCATCGGACTCTTTGACATGATTCTAATAAAGGACAATCACGTTGATTTTGCCGGTGGAATCAAGCAGGCTGTGGACGCAGCACGGAAATATTGCGCAGAAAAAGGCAAGGATCTGAAAATCGAGCTTGAAGTCCGTAACGAGGATGAGATTCGTCAGGCTCTTGAAGCCGGAGTAGACCGAATCATGCTTGATAATTTCACTCCGGATCGCACACGTGAGGCAGTAGAACTGATAAACGGGCGCACGGAAATTGAATCATCCGGAGGAATTACTCTCGACACATTGCGTGCCTATGGCGAATGTGGAGTTGATTTCATATCCGTAGGAGCACTGACCCACTCGGTCAAGGGTCTCGACATGAGCTTCAAGGCTGTGAAATGAGAAATTCACCGGCAACTTGTCAAATTGCCGGTGAATATGTTTCATTCACGTTTGACATCAAGCATATCTTCAACTGTAAAGCCTGCAAAATCATCAATGATTTTGTGGGCTTTACCTTTTAGACGTGAGCGTGGATTGGTGGTGGCAAGCCCGATAACAGTAGCCCCTGAACTCATACCGGCCTGAAGCCCCTGAAGAGAGTCCTCGAACACATAACAATCCTCGATAGGCACGCCTATCAGCTGCGCCCCTGTCAGATAGCCCTCCGGGTCAGGCTTGCTGCGCTTAACCATTGAGCCGGTAACAAGTCCGCTCAACATCCGGCGCAAATCAGAGTGAGCGGCAAAAAGATATCCCATCTTCACATCATCGCTGCTTGTCACAACGGCAAAAGGAATTTCCAGCTCGCGCAGACGAGCAAGAAATGCTTCGACACCGGCAATCCACGGATATTTCATATTCTGCTCGTAAGTATGAAGCTCATCCACGATTCCTTCGCGTGCTTCTTCGGGAAATGGCTGAAGTATTTCACCGAGAGTCGTACCCTTTATGTCTGCTGCAAAGGTTTCACCACCGACATTGAATCTTCGCCCCATAGGGCCCCAGAAATTAGAATATTCGCCTTCGCTGTCCACAAGAACACCGTCAAGGTCAAACAAAACTCCTATTTTTCTTTTCATAGATTTTAATTTACTTAAGATTTCGCCAAAAGAATATGGCGTATAGAAATTTGATGTCACAAAGTTACTACAAATTCTCTAAATAGCCTTCATCTCTTGGTGATATGGGAGATTTATCGTAACTTTGTTGCGAAGAATGCCCCTCTCAGCGCACTCTTTAAATCAAGAAATTCACTCCATTCATTGCATATTTCACTATGGTCGTATTTTTCAAAAAAGGTGCAAACCTTATTTACGCCGTTGAAACCAGCCATAAGTTTTCAGAAGAAGAAAACGAGAAACTTCGCTGGCTTTTCGACGGAGCAACGCCTCTCGCCTCAACCTCGGTAAAAGGACGCTTCATCGGCCCTCGCAAAGAGATGATAACCCCGTGGAGCACCAATGCGGTCGAAATTACCCAGAACATGGGTCTTGAAGGAATCACCCGCATAGAGGAATTCCACCGTGTGGCTACCGAAGAACCGACGTTTGACAAAATGCTGTCGCGACTCTACGACGGTCTTAATTCAAAGGTGTTCACAACCTCGGCAACGGCAGCTCCAATCGAGCATATAGCCGACATCAGTGAGTATAACAAACGTGAGGGCCTTGCTCTGAGCGCAGAGGAAGAAGATTATCTCCGTGACCTTGCAAAACGCCTCGGCCGTCCCCTCACCGATAGTGAAGTGTTTGGTTTCTCTCAGGTCAACAGCGAACATTGCCGCCACAAAATTTTCAACGGCTCATTTGTCATTGACGGAGAAGAGAAACCTCTTTCTTTATTCAAGCTTATTAAAAAGACCTCTCAGGTCAATCCAAACAAGCTCGTTTCGGCGTATAAGGACAACGTTGCGTTTGTCGAAGGCCCGACAGTAGCTCAGTTCTACCCCACTCATCCTGAACGTTCCGACTTCTTTGAAGTACGTGATCTGCCGACCGTACTTTCTCTAAAGGCCGAAACACATAACTTCCCCACCACGGTCGAGCCGTTCAATGGCGCAGCAACCGGCAGCGGTGGTGAAATCCGCGACCGTCTCGGCGGAGGCCGTGCCAGTCTTCCACTCGCAGGTACAGCCGTTTACATGACTTCATACCCTCGTCTTGGAAACTATCCTTGGGAACTTATGATGAATCCCCGTGCTTGGCTCTATCAGACTCCTGCTGAAATTCTGATAAAAGCCTCCAACGGAGCATCTGATTTTGGCAACAAGTTCGGACAGCCTCTCATCTGTGGTTCACTCCTCACATTCGAGCATGATGAAAATGGCAAAATGTATGCCTACGACAAGGTAATCATGCTCGCCGGCGGTGTCGGATATGCAGCCTCAAAGGATGCGATCAAGGGTGTTCCCGAGGCCGGCGAAGCTGTCGTCGTAATGGGTGGCGACAACTACCGTATCGGCATGGGCGGAGGCGCAGTGTCATCAGTAGAAACCGGACAATACGCATCAGGCATCGAGCTCAACGCCGTTCAGCGCGCCAACCCCGAAATGCAGAAGCGTGTGTCAAACGTAATCCGTGCGCTCGCAGAAAATGACAACAACCCGATTGTCTCTATTCATGACCACGGCGCTGGCGGCCACCTCAATGCCCTTTCCGAACTCGTCGAAGAGACAGGCGGTAAGATTGAAATCGGCAGCCTTCCTATCGGAGACCATACACTTTCGTCAAAAGAAATCATCGGCAACGAAAGTCAGGAACGCATGGGTATGGTGCTCAAGAAAGAAGACATTGACTTCGTGCGCACCATCGCCGACCGTGAACGCGCTCCGATGTATGTCGTAGGTGAAACCACAGGTGACCATCGCTTCGTATTCGAACAGAAAGACGGTGTGAAACCTATCGACCTCGCCATGACCGATATGTTCGGCTCATCTCCAAAGACAACACTTGTCGACAATACCGTTGTCAATTCATATACCGACGGCGAATATAATGAAGAGGATATCGAACGCTACACTGCGTCGGTACTCAGCCTTGAAGCCGTTGCCTGCAAAGACTGGCTGACAAATAAAGTAGACCGTTCCGTGACAGGTAAAATCGCCCGCCAGCAATGTCAGGGTGAAATCCAGCTCCCGCTTAGCGACTGTGGAGTTGTGGCTCTTGACTATAGCGGCACAAAGGGTATTGCAACATCAATCGGACATGCGCCTCAAGTAGCCCTTATAGACTCTGCCAAAGGCTCTGTAATGGCTGTTGCGGAAGCACTGACAAACATTGTGGCCACACCGTTGTCTGATGGCATCAAGGGCCTTTCGCTTAGTGCGAACTGGATGTGGCCTTGCAAGAATCCGGGAGAGGATGCAGCTCTCTATCGTGCGGTAGAAGCATGTTCGGATTTCGCATGCAAACTCGGAGTCAATATCCCCACCGGTAAGGATTCTCTATCGATGACACAGAAATATGGTGCCGACAAAGTATATGCACCCGGCACAGTCATCATTTCGGCTGCCAGCGAAGTAAGCGATGTCCGCAAGACTCTCAGCCCGGTACTCGGAAAGAAAGGTTCTATACTTTATTATATAGACTTCTCGTCAGACAGCCTCAAACTCGGGGGTCGGCACTTGCACAGACACAAGGCAAACTCGGCTCGGAAGCTCCGACAGTCACCGATACCGAAGCATTTGTCAAGACGTTTGAGACAGTACAGAAACTTGTGAAACAAGGCAAGCTGATGGCAGCCCACGACGTGTCAGCCGGTGGTCTGGTCACCACACTCCTTGAAATGGCGTTTGCAAACACCGACGGAGGAATAGAACTCGACACCACAGGATTTGAGACACTCGGAGAGACAGATCTTGTCAAGATTCTGTTTGCAGAAAATCCCGCGCTTGTCGCACAGGTTGAAGCTGCCAAAACAGCATCTGTCGACGAAATTCTCACTAAAGCAGGCATCCGTTTCTGCCAAATCGGTGCTCCGACCACGGAACGTACACTGATTATCAACCACAACGGAACACAGCGTCTGCTTGGCATCGACCATCTGCGTGATGTCTGGTTCCACACCAGCTATCTCATGGATGCCATCCAGAGCGGAGAAAAATGTGCCCGCAGCCGTTTCGAGAATTACAAGAAACAGCCTATCCGCTACCGTTTCCCCTCTAAATATGACGGCAAACTTGAATCAAGAGGCATCAGCCTCCGTCGTGAGGGTCACGGTGACCGCGTCAAGGCTGCAATTATACGCGAAAAGGGTGTGAACGGCGACCGCGAAATGGCCTACTCGCTTTATCTTGCCGGCTTCGATGTTAAGGATGTCCACATGACCGACCTGATGAGCGGACGCGAAAATCTTGAGGATGTCAACATGATAGTATTCTGCGGTGGCTTCTCCAACTCCGACGTACTCGGTTCAGCCAAGGGCTGGGCTTCAGGCTTCCTTTGGAATGAAAACGCAATGCGCGCTCTCAAAAACTTCTATGCCCGCGAAGACACACTTTCACTCGGTATATGCAACGGTTGCCAGCTCATGATTGAACTCAACCTCATAAATCCCGAGCACCCGAAGAAAACCAAGATGCTTCACAACGACAGCCATAAGTTCGAGTCACAGTTCCTCGGGGTGACAATCCCTGAGAACAACTCAGTGATGTTCGGTTCACTGTCAGGCAGCAAGCTCGGAATCTGGGTTGCACACGGTGAAGGCAAATTCAATCTGCCGATGGCTATGAGCGACTATAATGTCGTGGCCAAGTATAATTACAACGCATATCCGGCTAATCCTAACGGGTCACGCGGAGCAGTAGCCGGTATATGTTCGGCTGACGGCCGTCACCTTGCGATGATGCCACACCTTGAAAGAGCAATCTTCCCGTGGCAATGCGGATTCTATCCGTCCACACGTAAATCAGATCAGGTAACACCTTGGATCGATGCCTTTATCAATGCCCGCAAATGGGTAGAGGAAAAGGTTAAATAAACAACCTTGATAAATTTTCGATGACTCTTCAAAATCGGATAACAAGCCCCCGATTTTGGAGAGTCGTTCGGAAAAATATGATAGCAATTACCAATCTAATAACCCATCTATTTATTACAAACCAATTATGAGTCTTAACATCATCGTGCTCGCCAAGCAGGTACCCGATACCCGCAACGTGGGTAAGGATGCAATGAAGGAGGACGGCACAATCAATCGCGCAGCACTGCCGGCCATCTTCAACCCGGAGGACCTCAATGCCCTCGAACAAGCTCTCCGTCTCAAGGACAGCCATCCCGGTTCAACAGTAACACTCCTCACAATGGGTCTACCCCGTGCGTCAGAAATCATCCGCGAGGCTATTTATCGCGGAGCAGACGGCGGTATCGTACTCACTGACCGAGTTCTCGGAGGTGCCGACACTCTCGCCACGTCCTACTCGCTCGCACAGGCAGTTAAAAAGTTCGGCAACTACGACATCATCCTCGGCGGCCGTCAGGCTATCGACGGTGACACCGCACAGGTAGGTCCTCAGATCGCAGAGAAGCTTGGCATCCCTCAGATTACATACGCTGAAGAAATACTTAACCTTTCAGACGGACACGTCACTGTAAAACGCCGTCTTGAAAATGGAGTGGAAACTGTGAAAGCACCTCTACCCTGTGTCGTTACTGTCAATGGTTCAGCCCCCGACTGCCGTCCTCGCAACGCAATGCGCGTACAGAAATACAAATACGCCGCTTCACCGAGCGAGGCTGTGAAACTCAGCGAAGAGCGCAAGGCTCTTCTCGAAAAACGTCCCTATCTTAATCTTCAGGAATGGAGCGCAGCATACGTCGATGCCGACCCGGCACAGATCGGTCTGCCCGGCTCTCCTACAAAAGTAAAAGCTATCGAAAACGTCGTATTTACCGCCAAGGACTGTCGCGTCATCACCGACAACGATGCTGAAATCGAAGATCTCGTAAAGGAACTCATCACTAACCATACAATCGGATAAGCAGCACTATGGACCAGAACAACTTAATAGTATATCTCGAATTTGAGGACGGTCGCGTGGCCGACGTCAGCCTCGAACTTCTGACCAAAGGCCGAGTGCTTGCCTCTCGTCTTGGCGTAAAACTTGAAGCAATTGTCATCGGTGATGACCTTACCGGCGTTGAGCAGCAGGTGTTCCCCTATGGAGTCGACCGTCTTTACAAAGTTTCCGACAAGCGGCTTTATCCATATACATCGAATCCTCATTCTGCAGTTCTCATCAACCTTTTCCGAGAAATCAAGCCTCAGGCCTGTCTCATGGGCGCTACCTGCATTGGTCGTGACCTCGGTCCGCGTGTTAGCTCCTGTCTTCACAGCGGTCTGACAGCTGATTGTACAGCACTTGAAATCGGCGACCATACAGATCCCAAGACCGGCAAAGAATACAAAGACCTTCTTCTCCAGATCCGCCCGGCATTCGGAGGCAACATCGTGGCAACAATCGTCAACCCCGAATGTCGTCCGCAGATGGCCACTGTGCGTGAAGGTGTGATGAAGAAAGAAGTATTCGATCCCGATTACAAGGGTGAAGTTGTCGAGCTTGATGCCAACAAATATGTTTCGGATGAAGATTTCGTTGTTGAAATCCTTGACCGGCATATTGAAAAATCGAAAATCAACATCAAGAACTCCCCTATTATCGTTGCCGGAGGTTATGGCGTAGGCTCTAAGGAGAACTTCCAGCTTCTCCACGAACTCGCCGATACTCTTGGTGCGGAAGTGGGAGCATCACGCGCGGCAGTCGATGCTGGCTTTACCGAACATGCGCGTCAGATTGGCCAGACAGGTGTGACCGTACGCCCCAAGCTCTATATCGCATGCGGTATCTCAGGACAAATCCAACATATCGCCGGTATGCAGGACAGCTCCATCATCATATCAATCAACAATGATCCGGCTGCTCCGATCAACACAATCGCCGACTATGTAATCACAGGCAACCTTGAGGAAGTCGTTCCTAAACTGATCAAATACTACAAGAAAAATTCCAAATAAGCAGACCAATGGCTAATTTTTATACTGACAATCCCGATCTCAAGCACCATCTGACCCATCCGCTGATGGAAAAGATTGTCGCTTTGAAAGAACGCAACTATACAGACGCCGAGAAATTCGACTACGCTCCTCTTGACTACGCAGACGCACAGGACAGCTACGATAAAGTACTTGAAATCGTAGGAGAAATTTGCGGTGACATTATTGCTCCTAATGCAGAAGATGTCGACCATCAGGGACCACGTGTCGAGGACGGCCGTGTCATTTATGCAGACAAGACCAAGGAAAATCTTGATGCCTGCCGCAAGGCCGGTCTAATGGGCATGGCGATGCCACGTCGCTTCGGAGGTCTCAATTTCCCTATTACCCCCTACATCATGGCCGCAGATATTGTCAGCCGTGCCGACACTGGATTTGAGAACCTCTGGGGTCTTCAGGACTGCGCAGAAACCATCTATGAGTTTGCTGATGAAGCTCAGAAAGAGAAGTTTATCACCCGTGTATGTCAGGGCGAGACCATGTCGATGGACCTCACCGAGCCCGATGCCGGTTCTGACCTCCAGAGCGTAATGCTGAAAGCCACCGAACAGCCCGACGGCACATGGCTGCTCAACGGTGTCAAGCGCTTTATTACCAACGGCGACAGTGACATCCACCTTGTGCTTGCCCGTTCTGAAGCAGGGACAAAGGACGGTCGTGGCCTCTCAATGTTCATCTATGACAAACGTGACGGAGGCGTGAACGTCCGCCGTATTGAAAACAAGATGGGTATCAAGGGATCGCCCACCTGTGAACTTACATATAAGAATGCAAAGGCTGTACTTTGTGGCTCGCGCCGTCTCGGTCTCATCAAATATGTGATGGCTCTTATGAACGGAGCGCGTCTCGGTATCGCCGCACAGAGCGTCGGTGTCAGCGAACTCGCATACCGCGAAGCCCTCGCCTATGCCAAGGATCGCAAGCAGTTCGGTAAGGCCATCATTGAGTTCCCGGCTGTCTACGAAATGCTCTCCGTGATGAAAGCAAAGCTTGATGCCTCTCGTTCGCTTCTCTACGCATGCGCACGCTATGTGGACATCTATAAAATATATGATGATATTGCAAAAGAACGCACTCTCACGCCTGAGGAGCGCAAAGAGTCGAAACACTACAGCCGTCTGGCCGATGCGCTGACTCCGCTTGCAAAAGGTATGGGCAGTGAATATTGCAATCAGAATGCCTATGACTGCATCCAGATTCACGGAGGTTCAGGCTTCATGAAGGATTATGCCTGCGAACGCATATATCGCGACGCGCGCATCACCTCAATCTACGAGGGAACTACCCAGCTTCAAGTTGTTGCCGCTATTCGCCACGTCACCACCGGCACTTATCTCAATCTCATCAACGAGTATAATGCAGAAGAGGTGAAACCGGAACTGCAGGGACTCAAGGACCGTCTTGTAGCCATGACCCAGCGTTATGCAAAGGCAGTGGAAACAGTGACTGCTGTCGATGATTCCGCATACGGTGATTTCATGGCACGTCGTCTTGTTGAAATGGCAGGTGTCATCGTCATGGGTTATCTCCTTCTTCTCGATGCAAACCGCAATGACAGTTTCAAGCGTTCTGCCGAGGTCTACACCAACCTTGCACAGGCCGAAGTCACAAAGCATTCAGATTTCATTGCAAACTTCAATCCCGCTGAAGTAGCAATCTATAAGGTGGATTAATCCAACATCAAATCAACAAAACAGCGACACCCGTCGGTCAATCCGGCGGGTGTCACTTAATATAATGTAACGGGAGTTTACAAGATCACATCACCCCTCTTTCACGGAGTTTAAGCTGCCATGCCCATGCTGAACGCATTGTATCGGCGAGAGTAGAAGTAGCCTTCCATCCAAGAACCTCATTGGCGTATGTCGGATCTGCCCATACTTTTTCGATATCACCTGCGCGACGTCCTACAATCTTGTAAGGAACTTTGACACCGGTAGATTCTTCGAAGGTGTTGATAAGTTCAAGTACAGAAACACCGTTGCCGGTACCGAGATTGAAAATTTCAATCTTATCTTCACTTTTGTCCTCAAGCATACGCTTAACAGCAATCACATGAGCCTGCGCAAGATCGACAACATTGATATAGTCACGGATACATGAACCATCTGGTGTGTTATAGTCATCGCCAAACACGCTCAGTTCCTTACGGATTCCGATTGCCGTCTGAGTCAGATATGGAATCAGGTTCTGAGGAACACCATTGGGGAGTTCACCGATTTCTGCCGAAGGATGCGCCCCGACCGGGTTGAAATAACGCAGGATAACGCTCTTGAAAGGAGCACCGGCGTTGATGACATCGGTAATTATTTCTTCTGATATCTGCTTTGTATTGCCGTAGGGAGAAGTCGCTTTTTTATCGGAGACTGTTCTGTGACAGGATTTACATCCGGCTCTCCATAAACAGTGCACGATGACGAGAACACTATTCCCTTGACACCGTTGGATGCCATAAGATCAAGAAGATTGAGAAGTGTGTTCAGATTGTTACGATAATAAAGAATAGGTTTCTGCATGCTTTCGCCGACAGCCTTGGATGCGGCAAAATTAATGATGCCTTTTATGTCGGGATATTCGGCAAAAAGTTTTTTAAGCACTTCTATGTCGGTGCAGTCACCTTCCACAAAGTCAGGACGTGTCCCCGTGATACGTTCTATACCGTCGAGAACTTCACGATTGGAATTGGAGAGGTCATCTATGATTACCACAGAGTAACCTGCTTTCTGGAGCTCTACCACAGTGTGCGAGCCGATGTAACCGGTTCCGCCAGTAACTAAAATTCTGTCCATTTTATAAAGATGTTAGTTTAAAACTGTTCAGTCTGGATACCTTCGGATGAAGGATGATACGATCCGATATGACGCTGTTTCTTTTCCTCGAAGATGTCGGATATGGCGAAAAATATACCGCTTTCCTCAACATCGCCAAACTCATCATTGATGGCTGTCCCAAACATTTTCATTGTCGGCGACAGACTCATGTAGGAGTTGACCAACGGAGGAATGTTGAATCCGAACTCACGGATAGCATGATTGAGAATCTTATAATCTTCCTTGAAGCAAGATCCGACGAAAAGGCGTTCCATCGATTTGCGGTCAATCGTGATTGTACACGGGCTTATCGGCCTGACCAGATTCTCAGTATCAGGGAAGTGCTTATGCAGGAAGTAAAGGATCATATCACGACACTCACGATCATAGTTGGGATACATAGTCATCTTTCCGAAAAGATATTTTATCTCAGGATAGACCACAGTCAGAGCGCCAAGGCCATCCCAAAGATTATCAAGCGCAAAAATTGCTTTCGCACCGGCACGTGAAGACTGGTATTCAAGTCTCACAAACGAACGCCCAAGCTCGATGGTGCTCGGAAGATACTCGTTGATGAACCTGTCGGAAAATTGGAACATGTGACTGGTGGCGATACGAGGCGCTCCATTTTCGTCAAAACGTATATCCTCTCCTATGATAAAACGATAGCCACCAAGAATGAGTTTCGATTCTGGATCCCATACAATCAGCTGACGGCACGGCGGATCCATAAGATCGAATTCGTCAATGTCGCAACTCTTTCCTGTGCCACCACCTGCGGCACGGAACGCGAGTTCCCGGAGACGTCCGATTTCGTTCATTGTCGCTTCACACTCATGTCCGTCAACTATGTATATTTCATTGTGTCCCTTGTTAGTGGGACGCAGAAATCTGTCACGTGTCAGCTCTGCTTCAATCAGAGCACTGTCAATTGGATCTATTATTTTTTCGGTCATGAATCTTGATTCCGTTTTTCGTGTATAAAAACAGCCAAAGCCTGCATTGGAATGGCGTGATTAACGCGGTGCAAGGCTATAGACAGCTTCCCGTAGACAATCAGCCTCGGATTGTGCATATTTTCCACCTCTAAGTGTTTCCCATCGAATAGGATCGCCGATATTGATATCAAATGTTTTACCGGCACTTTTGAACACTTCAGCCGGAAGGCGTACCATCTCGATGTTAAATTTGAGGCCAAGCAGAGTCCTTAGACGTGCAAATTTATAAAAAAAACGGGAATTCTCACCTCCAAAGTGCAAAGGAATTATATCGCGGTGCGATGATATGGCCTTGTTGACAACCATCTTGTTCCATTTCAGGTCGGCAATCACCCCCTCGCCACTCTGTCTCGATACAAGTCCGGCAGGAAACATTAGCATGGGGACATCACTCTCAAAAGCCTCTTCAAGCGAAATTGCCGCCTCACGCGATTGCTTCCCATGCTTATTGACACCAAGAAATATCGGACGCAAAGGTTCAACAAATGTCAGCAAATCGTTTACGACAAATTTCACATCTTTCCGGCCACCATACTGTTCCGAAACCATCGCGGCCAATATCATCCCGTCAAGACCACCAAGAGGATGGTTAGATACGATTATAACCCGTGAATCATTTTCAGGCAACGAACCGTTGACCCTGTATGAGACACCGAGATCATCAATCACGCCACGACAGAAATCGACGCCCGATTTATCAGCATTATGTAAAAGAAGCCTGTTAAGACCGTCCTGACAAATGGCACGCTCAAGCATCTTTATCGCGAATCCCGGGATAAATTTATAGTAACCGGGCATACGCAGACGCAACACTTCGTCAACATCAATCCTCATCGGCGCTTTATCATTTCTCATCCTCGAATTCAATTTTATCAAATGCCTGCCAAAGCGGATCGGAAGGAAGAGGAGCGGTCACATCTATTTCTTTTCCTGAAACCGGATGCGTAAAGCGAATCCGACGTGCCATGAGTGAGATTGACCCGTCAGGATTACTGCGTTTATCGCCATATTTCAAATCTCCTTTTATCGGACAACCTATAGACGAAAGCTGTACCCTGATCTGATGCTTGCGTCCGGTTTCAAGCTTCACTTCTATCAGGTTGTAACGGTCAGAGCATCCCAGCAACCGATAAGTCAGAACCGCCCGCTTTGAGCCGGACCGCTCGGTGAGCGAAGCATAGCTTTTATTATTGCGTTCTGTGGTGGTGATAAAATGAACGAG is part of the Duncaniella dubosii genome and encodes:
- a CDS encoding acyl-CoA dehydrogenase family protein translates to MANFYTDNPDLKHHLTHPLMEKIVALKERNYTDAEKFDYAPLDYADAQDSYDKVLEIVGEICGDIIAPNAEDVDHQGPRVEDGRVIYADKTKENLDACRKAGLMGMAMPRRFGGLNFPITPYIMAADIVSRADTGFENLWGLQDCAETIYEFADEAQKEKFITRVCQGETMSMDLTEPDAGSDLQSVMLKATEQPDGTWLLNGVKRFITNGDSDIHLVLARSEAGTKDGRGLSMFIYDKRDGGVNVRRIENKMGIKGSPTCELTYKNAKAVLCGSRRLGLIKYVMALMNGARLGIAAQSVGVSELAYREALAYAKDRKQFGKAIIEFPAVYEMLSVMKAKLDASRSLLYACARYVDIYKIYDDIAKERTLTPEERKESKHYSRLADALTPLAKGMGSEYCNQNAYDCIQIHGGSGFMKDYACERIYRDARITSIYEGTTQLQVVAAIRHVTTGTYLNLINEYNAEEVKPELQGLKDRLVAMTQRYAKAVETVTAVDDSAYGDFMARRLVEMAGVIVMGYLLLLDANRNDSFKRSAEVYTNLAQAEVTKHSDFIANFNPAEVAIYKVD
- a CDS encoding GNAT family N-acetyltransferase; its protein translation is MTEKIIDPIDSALIEAELTRDRFLRPTNKGHNEIYIVDGHECEATMNEIGRLRELAFRAAGGGTGKSCDIDEFDLMDPPCRQLIVWDPESKLILGGYRFIIGEDIRFDENGAPRIATSHMFQFSDRFINEYLPSTIELGRSFVRLEYQSSRAGAKAIFALDNLWDGLGALTVVYPEIKYLFGKMTMYPNYDRECRDMILYFLHKHFPDTENLVRPISPCTITIDRKSMERLFVGSCFKEDYKILNHAIREFGFNIPPLVNSYMSLSPTMKMFGTAINDEFGDVEESGIFFAISDIFEEKKQRHIGSYHPSSEGIQTEQF
- a CDS encoding 1-acyl-sn-glycerol-3-phosphate acyltransferase, whose product is MRNDKAPMRIDVDEVLRLRMPGYYKFIPGFAIKMLERAICQDGLNRLLLHNADKSGVDFCRGVIDDLGVSYRVNGSLPENDSRVIIVSNHPLGGLDGMILAAMVSEQYGGRKDVKFVVNDLLTFVEPLRPIFLGVNKHGKQSREAAISLEEAFESDVPMLMFPAGLVSRQSGEGVIADLKWNKMVVNKAISSHRDIIPLHFGGENSRFFYKFARLRTLLGLKFNIEMVRLPAEVFKSAGKTFDINIGDPIRWETLRGGKYAQSEADCLREAVYSLAPR
- a CDS encoding RluA family pseudouridine synthase; amino-acid sequence: MEVIYEDNHLIIINKSPGEIVQGDKTGDEPLVETLKHWFKEKYGKPGNVFCGVVHRLDRPVGGLVVFAKTSKALTRLNDMFRNGEVEKTYWALSRNKPEPAEGRLVHFITTTERNNKSYASLTERSGSKRAVLTYRLLGCSDRYNLIEVKLETGRKHQIRVQLSSIGCPIKGDLKYGDKRSNPDGSISLMARRIRFTHPVSGKEIDVTAPLPSDPLWQAFDKIEFEDEK